In Culicoidibacter larvae, the genomic stretch GGTTGAAGCAAGCGACGAAGATAAAAAGAGCGAATAAGAGCCATAAGGCGTTTATTCATAGATGAAATGCTTCCGGCGCCGAGCGGTGCTGCACCGCTTGACGCCGGATTTGTGTTTTACAGACATATTTTGGAAGGAGAGTTCAAATGAGTAACTATTTAACAAAGATTAAAGAGGCCGTTGCTTATATTGAAAGTAAAACCGACTATAAACCGGAAATTGGTTTAATTCTAGGATCAGGGCTTGGAAGTTTAGCTGATCAAGTAGAAGATGCGGTGGTACTACCTTACGGAGAAATTCCAAACTTTCCACAATCAAATGTTGTTGGGCATGCCGGCAATCTCGTCATTGGTAAACTTGAAGGAAAAGTAGTTATTGCCTTACAAGGGCGGATGCACTTTTACGAGGGTGAGTCAATGCAGACAATTACTATCCCAACTCGGATTATGCAGTTGATGGGTGTGAAAAAGCTGATTGTTACCAACGCTTGCGGCGGTATCAACATTGATACTTTAACACCCGGTGATTTGATGCTTATCAGCGATCATATTAACTTAATGGGTACGTCACCGCTTATTGGTGAAAACATCGAGGAATTGGGCACACGTTTCCCGGATATGAGTGAGCCGTACAGCAAAGAACTACGAGCAATTGCACGCGAGGCTGGCAGCAGTTTAGGATTAACTTTGAAGGAAGGCGTTTATGCCGGCTGGATGGGTCCTGCTTACGAAACTCCGGCAGAAATTCGCTACATTCGCACTATTGGTGCTGATGCAGTGGGGATGTCGACGGTTCCGGAAGTAATTGTAGCCAATCATGCTCAGATGCAAGTGCTTGGTATTTCATGTATTACCAATATGGCTTGCGGTATTTTGGACCAAAAACTTGGCCATCATGAAGTCATGGAAGTTGCTAACCGGGTGCACAAAGATTTTGTTGCGCTGGTACGCAATGTTATTAATAAAATGTAAAAAAAGCGCGGTTGCTGACCGCGCTTTTTTCTGTTTATCCCAAGAAATTACACAACATGTTAATAATAATTTTGTTACAATAATGGTAGCGGGGGGAGAATTTTTAAGGCGGGATAAAATGGATACTGAACAAATTTTCCAACTGATTACAGAGTTTAACAATGATGAACTCGAAGGTGTGCTTGATGGCACGTTAGACTATACGGTGAGAGATAGTCATGGTGATACTTTTTTACATTGTGCAGCGCGGGTTGATAATGTCAATGCTTTGCAGTTGTTGTTAACAAAAGGAAAGTCGATGATTGACGAAGTTGACAGTGGCGGGGCTTCAGTTTTGATGACTGCTTGTGCCTGGGGTTCGCTCGGGGTTGTTGATTTGCTATTAACTAAGTATGCGTTTGCCTTTGATATGAATGAGGGTATGCAGGCGGATAAAACAATGCCATATACTTATTTAGGACGCGCGCGCAGAGATGGTGCTGATGATGAGTGGTATGGTTTCAAACTAGAGTTATTATTCCAGATGATTGCCTTAGGTGCCCATTCTGATTCATTTATGATGGAGCGGGAAATCATTGAGTGGCAACAAGCTGATGGTAAGTATTATGATAAGATTGTTGTCGCTAAGCAAGCCTATAATGAGGCGGCAGTGGATTTTGTGGCACGGATTCAGCCGGTTGACGCGCTGAATCGTTTTGCCTTGCGTAATGCGTATTTTCTTTTGGCTAAGGCGGAGTATGCGCGTGGTGATATGACAGCGGCAATGGAGCATTTGAATGTACTTTTTAGTATTGCTGATTTAGCTGATGATAAACCATTGTTTACCGCTGAACAGGAAGAGTTGCGGGTGCAAGTGTATAAGCTTGCAGCGCAACAAAATGAGGAATGGCTGCCTTATTATAAGGAAGTGCTGCAAACAATTGTTGATAATAATATTCCGATGGCTGATAGTACTATTTATCAGGATATTGCTGATATCAATGTTGTGGCTAGCGGGCAATATACTTTACC encodes the following:
- a CDS encoding purine-nucleoside phosphorylase → MSNYLTKIKEAVAYIESKTDYKPEIGLILGSGLGSLADQVEDAVVLPYGEIPNFPQSNVVGHAGNLVIGKLEGKVVIALQGRMHFYEGESMQTITIPTRIMQLMGVKKLIVTNACGGINIDTLTPGDLMLISDHINLMGTSPLIGENIEELGTRFPDMSEPYSKELRAIAREAGSSLGLTLKEGVYAGWMGPAYETPAEIRYIRTIGADAVGMSTVPEVIVANHAQMQVLGISCITNMACGILDQKLGHHEVMEVANRVHKDFVALVRNVINKM
- a CDS encoding ankyrin repeat domain-containing protein, with the protein product MDTEQIFQLITEFNNDELEGVLDGTLDYTVRDSHGDTFLHCAARVDNVNALQLLLTKGKSMIDEVDSGGASVLMTACAWGSLGVVDLLLTKYAFAFDMNEGMQADKTMPYTYLGRARRDGADDEWYGFKLELLFQMIALGAHSDSFMMEREIIEWQQADGKYYDKIVVAKQAYNEAAVDFVARIQPVDALNRFALRNAYFLLAKAEYARGDMTAAMEHLNVLFSIADLADDKPLFTAEQEELRVQVYKLAAQQNEEWLPYYKEVLQTIVDNNIPMADSTIYQDIADINVVASGQYTLPQNKAAVRVAGESLLDAFLRHRKVIENELEYTVSEPATAEELAAAASEIGFELPKDLVDFYTKVGNGFSDGRLIWCQGLDISRATGIVGFFESVQEWFGGDDFDFVEESEISAEDVEFVNSNYKVFATYYENEDSHYKFFFGKNGRFGISQFCQDGLEFNEQLLERDMPLLQYDDLDEMMSKFLQIQVNRYRCRQNMVNDAYWRLADDLAKVG